GGAAAGAGTAGTTTATTTTATTGGAGCTGGACCTGGAGATCCAGAGCTTATTACAGTAAAAGCAAAAAAATTGATAGATAAGGCGAATGTTATAGTTTATGCTGGCTCGTTAGTGCCTAAAAGTATTTTTGCTTCTTCTCAAGCAACAGAAGTGATTGATAGTTCTAAGATATGTTTAGAGGATATTGTAGATATATTAGAACATCATTATAACCAAAATAAAATAGTTGTGCGTTTACATACAGGAGATCCTTCTTTGTATGGAGCTATTTGGGAGCAATTGACCCTTTTAGAGCAAAGGGGAGTTAAATGTGAGATTATTCCTGGAGTCACTTCTGCATTTGCCTTGGCTGCTAGGGTCAAAAAACCCTTTACCTATCCCTATGGAAATCAAACTTTAATTTTTACTCGTCTATCTGGAAAAACTCCTGTACCTAGTGCCCAAAATTTAAAACATTTAGCTAAAACAAAAAGTAGCTTAGCTATTTATTTGTCTGCTACAAAAGGCCCTTTGATTCAAAAAGTCTTACTTAATGCTGGTTATCCAAAAAAAACAACAGTGGTTATAGGTTATGCGGTTAGTTGGCCTCAAGAAGAAATCATTGTAACATCTTTAGATAAACTTCACGAGATATGTAATAATATAAACTATACAAAGCATCTTTTATATCTTGTTTTGCCAGATCAA
This region of Desulfonauticus submarinus genomic DNA includes:
- a CDS encoding cobalt-precorrin-4/precorrin-4 C(11)-methyltransferase, whose product is MERVVYFIGAGPGDPELITVKAKKLIDKANVIVYAGSLVPKSIFASSQATEVIDSSKICLEDIVDILEHHYNQNKIVVRLHTGDPSLYGAIWEQLTLLEQRGVKCEIIPGVTSAFALAARVKKPFTYPYGNQTLIFTRLSGKTPVPSAQNLKHLAKTKSSLAIYLSATKGPLIQKVLLNAGYPKKTTVVIGYAVSWPQEEIIVTSLDKLHEICNNINYTKHLLYLVLPDQGKNRSLLYQQAPSKI